The following are encoded in a window of Dysidea avara chromosome 4, odDysAvar1.4, whole genome shotgun sequence genomic DNA:
- the LOC136254067 gene encoding uncharacterized protein — protein sequence MESADKDSKSFKKTDTINAIRPRPANSNRQFESCYHCGRSNHNAANCKFKEAQCHNCGKTGHIAPACRSKASHTKVPQTKSTPGQTKTHIKGKKTHHLQDDTQPPADENANSSEDEFGLHRVDTRSADPIIVSLSLNGQKLDMEVDTGAAFSVISEATKQALFRNKTLQSSNLVLKTYTDECMKVEDTLNVTVKYGNQTKKLMLAVVKGNEPSLLGRNWLKHIQLDWHNIFTIRTVKLKPLNSRLQQHETVFKRAWKDSAIHSFTSHKARCYSTIFQTTTSSLCDQRCHQPRT from the coding sequence ATGGAGTCAGCTGATAAAGACTCTAAATCATTTAAGAAGACTGACACAATCAATGCAATAAGACCACGTCCAGCAAACTCTAACCGTCAATTTGAAAGCTGCTACCATTGTGGGCGTTCAAATCACAATGCTGCAAACTGCAAATTTAAAGAGGCTCAATGTCACAACTGTGGCAAGACTGGACATATTGCCCCCGCCTGTCGCTCTAAGGCTTCACATACCAAAGTCCCTCAAACTAAATCAACTCCTGGACAAACAAAAACTCACATCAAAGGCAAAAAGACTCACCATTTACAAGATGACACACAACCACCTGCTGATGAAAATGCTAACAGCAGTGAAGATGAATTTGGGCTCCATAGAGTGGACACTCGTTCTGCTGACCCCATTATTGTTTCATTATCTTTAAATGGACAGAAACTTGACATGGAGGTTGATACAGGGGCAGCTTTCTCTGTCATATCAGAAGCCACAAAACAAGCTTTGTTTAGAAACAAAACTCTACAGTCATCTAATCTGGTACTCAAAACATACACAGATGAATGCATGAAGGTAGAGGACACACTCAATGTGACAGTGAAGTATGGCAACCAAACTAAGAAACTGATGTTAGCGGTTGTAAAAGGGAATGAACCAAGTCTCCTAGGCAGAAATTGGCTGAAACACATTCAACTTGACTGGCACAACATTTTCACCATAAGAACAGTTAAACTGAAGCCACTTAACTCACGTTTACAGCAACATGAGACTGTTTTCAAAAGAGCTTGGAAAGATTCAGCCATTCACAGCTTCACTTCACATAAAGCCAGATGCTACTCCACGATTTTTCAAACCACGACCAGTTCCCTTTGCGATCAAAGATGCCATCAGCCAAGAACTTGA